From a region of the Dickeya poaceiphila genome:
- a CDS encoding ATP-grasp domain-containing protein — MKYLIFVESNTTGTGEIFLERASKAGYEPVLMYRDGNRYHFLNKAPFRTIKVDTSNIDHILHSVASELGTENVAGVWSTSEYYISTASELASLLNLPSLDCERIKAVRNKKFQREQLNRHQLSYTPFSEITDKAAVLHFVHSVGFPVIIKPVDCSGSVGVLAISDENELLRALSTVFGSSVSTTEWIIEKYYPGEQYSVEVFNSNIVGITHQHYDYFPRMIAVGHDFPALLETEKTTALTTLIGRVISLFGLTSGPVHIEVRFLQDENIKIIEVNPRLAGGYIPEIFRLSTGSDLIKACIDYCTGNIVDLSKPENNFSAIRFIVKGNKLNHRVFRCLKEKCQEAVLCFDENKRKESIFHGDFRDRYGHIIVMTPNVSAREDVIEILNNSSYPVMDT, encoded by the coding sequence ATGAAATATCTCATTTTCGTGGAAAGTAACACAACAGGAACTGGAGAGATATTTCTGGAAAGGGCATCAAAAGCTGGCTATGAACCGGTCTTAATGTATCGAGATGGAAATCGCTATCATTTTCTTAATAAAGCGCCTTTCCGGACTATCAAGGTCGATACAAGCAATATTGATCATATTCTACATTCTGTTGCATCTGAACTTGGGACTGAAAATGTAGCCGGTGTCTGGTCAACATCAGAGTATTATATTTCTACTGCTTCTGAGCTGGCATCATTACTTAATCTTCCATCACTTGATTGCGAACGTATCAAGGCGGTGAGGAACAAAAAATTTCAAAGAGAGCAATTGAATCGTCACCAGTTAAGTTATACGCCATTTTCTGAAATTACAGACAAGGCAGCAGTACTGCATTTTGTACACTCTGTAGGTTTTCCGGTTATTATCAAACCCGTGGATTGTTCAGGAAGTGTCGGAGTACTTGCCATTAGCGATGAAAACGAGCTGCTCCGTGCATTAAGTACTGTTTTCGGATCTTCCGTATCGACTACCGAGTGGATTATTGAAAAGTACTACCCTGGGGAACAATACTCAGTTGAAGTATTCAACAGCAACATTGTTGGAATAACCCACCAGCATTATGATTATTTTCCCAGAATGATTGCAGTAGGTCATGATTTCCCAGCTTTACTAGAAACGGAAAAAACAACCGCTCTGACTACTCTAATTGGACGGGTTATATCGCTGTTTGGTCTGACATCAGGCCCCGTACACATTGAAGTACGATTCTTGCAAGACGAGAACATAAAAATTATTGAAGTGAACCCTCGTTTAGCAGGTGGGTATATTCCTGAAATTTTCAGACTATCGACAGGCTCCGATTTAATAAAAGCATGTATTGATTATTGCACGGGTAACATCGTTGATTTATCGAAACCTGAAAATAACTTTTCAGCTATCCGATTTATTGTTAAAGGTAATAAGTTAAATCACCGCGTATTTCGATGTCTGAAAGAAAAATGTCAGGAAGCGGTGCTGTGTTTTGATGAAAACAAGCGCAAAGAAAGCATTTTTCATGGTGATTTCAGAGACCGTTATGGTCATATCATAGTGATGACGCCGAATGTTTCCGCAAGGGAAGACGTTATTGAAATTTTGAATAATTCATCTTATCCTGTTATGGACACGTAA
- a CDS encoding ABC transporter permease yields MSQSEMLKAAPPTGDEGNRTNLKQQLRQAQARYQKRSLLLIAPLFLFILVSFLFPILSILGKSVSNPDLRVSMPSTIEAMRQWSGNDVPDEAVFRALVSDLRNARNTGQVATITKRLGYEDNQYRTLITRTLRKLPSDEAAGLREQLIADQPMWGELTTWKTIDRASRPFTSYYLLAVFDHKVDSQTGKVVTQPADQALYVDVLLRTLLMAGIVTLLCVALGYPLAYWLAKQPDNRANLLMILVLLPFWTSLIVRTASWIVLLQSGGLINRSLIGLGIIDEPLELVFNRVGVYISMTHILLPFFVLPLYAVMKGISPNYVRAAISLGAHPFLAFWRVYVPQTYAGVTAGALLVFMMAIGYYITPALLGGPGDQMLSYFVAFFTNTTMNWGMAAALGTQLLVIVVLLYVVYIRVTRTDADAAAR; encoded by the coding sequence ATGTCCCAGAGCGAAATGTTGAAGGCAGCACCGCCAACCGGCGATGAAGGTAACCGTACCAATCTGAAACAGCAATTACGCCAGGCACAGGCACGCTACCAGAAACGCTCGCTGCTGCTGATAGCACCGCTGTTCCTGTTTATTCTGGTCAGTTTCCTGTTCCCGATACTGTCGATTCTGGGTAAAAGCGTGTCCAACCCGGACCTGCGCGTCAGTATGCCGTCTACTATCGAGGCTATGCGGCAATGGTCCGGCAACGATGTTCCGGATGAAGCCGTTTTCCGGGCGCTGGTGAGTGATCTGCGCAATGCCCGGAACACCGGGCAGGTTGCTACCATCACGAAACGGCTGGGTTATGAAGACAACCAGTATCGTACGTTAATCACCCGCACATTACGGAAATTGCCGTCAGATGAGGCAGCGGGGTTGCGTGAGCAACTGATTGCCGATCAACCGATGTGGGGTGAACTGACCACCTGGAAAACCATTGACCGCGCATCCCGGCCATTTACCAGCTACTACCTGTTAGCGGTATTTGACCATAAGGTGGATTCACAGACCGGCAAAGTGGTTACGCAACCCGCTGATCAGGCGTTGTATGTGGATGTACTGCTGCGTACGTTGCTGATGGCGGGCATAGTCACGTTGTTGTGCGTGGCGCTGGGCTACCCGCTGGCGTACTGGCTGGCGAAGCAGCCGGATAATCGCGCCAACCTGCTGATGATTCTGGTGTTGCTGCCATTCTGGACCTCACTGATTGTGCGTACTGCCAGTTGGATTGTGCTGCTGCAATCCGGCGGGTTGATTAACCGTTCGTTGATAGGGCTTGGCATCATTGATGAGCCGCTGGAGCTGGTGTTCAACCGTGTTGGTGTCTACATCTCCATGACTCATATTTTGTTGCCGTTCTTCGTGTTGCCGCTGTATGCGGTGATGAAAGGCATCTCACCCAACTATGTGCGGGCGGCGATTTCACTGGGTGCGCATCCGTTTTTGGCATTCTGGCGGGTATATGTACCGCAAACCTACGCCGGGGTGACTGCCGGCGCATTGCTGGTGTTCATGATGGCGATTGGCTACTACATTACGCCGGCGCTGCTGGGTGGGCCAGGTGACCAGATGCTCAGTTATTTTGTGGCGTTTTTCACCAATACCACCATGAACTGGGGGATGGCGGCAGCGCTGGGGACACAGCTGTTGGTGATCGTCGTGTTGTTGTATGTGGTGTATATCCGCGTCACCCGCACCGACGCCGATGCAGCGGCGCGTTAA
- the pptA gene encoding tautomerase PptA, with protein MPHVAIKYFPRNLPETVKQDLANDISELLKKYLNAEDKSISIALTEVTPERWKETVYDIEIGPELDNLTKKPGYTL; from the coding sequence ATGCCACATGTTGCCATCAAGTATTTTCCCCGCAATCTGCCGGAAACTGTCAAACAGGATTTGGCAAACGATATCAGCGAATTACTCAAGAAGTACCTGAATGCGGAAGACAAGTCGATCTCGATTGCCTTAACCGAAGTTACGCCAGAGCGCTGGAAAGAGACGGTTTACGATATCGAAATTGGCCCGGAGCTGGATAACCTCACCAAAAAACCGGGGTATACGTTGTAA
- the pdxR gene encoding MocR-like pyridoxine biosynthesis transcription factor PdxR, whose protein sequence is MRSLLTDLLLQGLERQQEGTLNKRLYDTIRQAILRGDIAPGRRLPSSRDLAQQLSLSRNTVLAAFEQLLAEGYIETRSGSGSYVIEQLPDAHPPDVRDDTLSPLRPAMQEISRRGMHLLGYAGASARQWGAFMPGIPDIASFPHDLWRRLQTRLSRRLKPEQHSYSPIGGCPELQQSLVDYLRVARSVTCTPEQILITEGTHQAMDLLAKMLCNPGDLAWIEDPCYWGMRNVLTINGLRISPIAVDEQGMVPPDDVSSHSVPRLICVTPSHQYPLGAVMSLARRQRLLTLAQEHGSWVIEDDYDSEFRFSGSPIPALQGLQTQPPVIYIGTFSKTLYPGLRVSYMVLPPHLARELKTAHAELYRGGHLLTQLTLSQFIREGHYAAHIRRMRLLYARRRALLSELIVQHLGDDYLGYNSNAGLHLILRLPDHIDDVVLSARILQHGVMVKPLSSYYLRPAPQRGLLLGYASVDESEMVQAFSVILSCLRTLDKQRI, encoded by the coding sequence TTGCGTTCACTACTGACTGATTTGCTGCTGCAAGGGCTGGAGCGCCAGCAGGAAGGCACCCTCAACAAGCGGCTGTACGATACGATCCGGCAGGCCATTCTGCGTGGAGATATTGCGCCGGGCCGACGGCTGCCCTCGTCCCGCGACCTGGCGCAACAGTTGTCGTTGTCGCGCAATACGGTGCTCGCCGCCTTCGAACAGTTACTGGCGGAAGGTTATATCGAAACCCGCAGCGGCAGCGGCAGTTACGTCATCGAACAGTTACCCGACGCTCACCCGCCAGATGTACGCGACGACACTCTGTCGCCATTGCGTCCGGCCATGCAGGAAATTTCCCGACGCGGTATGCACCTGCTGGGCTACGCGGGCGCGTCGGCACGTCAGTGGGGTGCGTTTATGCCTGGTATTCCGGATATCGCCAGCTTTCCGCACGATCTGTGGCGACGGCTGCAAACCCGCCTGTCTCGCCGCCTGAAGCCGGAACAGCACTCCTACTCGCCCATCGGGGGTTGCCCGGAGCTACAACAGTCACTGGTGGACTACCTCCGGGTGGCGCGCTCGGTCACCTGTACGCCAGAGCAAATATTGATTACCGAAGGTACCCACCAGGCGATGGATTTGCTGGCCAAAATGTTGTGTAACCCCGGCGATCTGGCATGGATTGAAGACCCGTGCTATTGGGGAATGCGCAACGTACTGACCATCAATGGCCTGCGTATCTCTCCGATTGCGGTGGATGAACAAGGGATGGTGCCGCCGGACGATGTCTCGTCCCACTCGGTACCGCGGCTGATTTGCGTTACCCCATCGCACCAGTATCCGCTGGGTGCCGTCATGAGTCTGGCACGCCGCCAGCGCCTGCTGACGCTGGCACAGGAACACGGCAGTTGGGTTATCGAAGACGATTACGACAGCGAGTTCCGCTTTTCCGGCAGCCCGATTCCGGCATTACAAGGGCTACAAACACAACCACCGGTGATTTACATCGGTACATTCAGCAAAACCCTCTATCCGGGACTGCGCGTCAGTTACATGGTGCTGCCGCCGCATCTGGCACGTGAACTGAAAACAGCGCACGCCGAGCTGTACCGAGGCGGTCACCTGCTGACGCAACTGACGCTAAGCCAGTTCATCCGCGAAGGCCACTACGCCGCCCACATCCGGCGTATGCGCCTGCTCTACGCCCGCCGTCGTGCGCTGTTGAGCGAATTGATTGTGCAGCATTTGGGGGATGACTATCTCGGCTACAACAGCAATGCCGGCCTGCACCTGATCTTGCGCTTGCCTGACCATATCGACGATGTGGTGCTGAGCGCCCGTATTCTGCAACACGGCGTGATGGTTAAACCGTTGTCCAGCTACTACCTGCGACCCGCGCCTCAACGTGGGCTGTTGCTCGGTTACGCCAGTGTGGATGAAAGCGAAATGGTACAGGCATTTAGCGTGATTCTTAGCTGCTTACGCACGCTGGATAAACAACGCATCTGA
- a CDS encoding ABC transporter ATP-binding protein — protein MKTYVSFKNIQKTYDGNRLVVKNLNLDIQEGEFLTMLGPSGSGKTTSLMMLAGFETPTQGEILLRDTPLHNLPPHQRGIGMVFQNYALFPHMTVAENLAFPLSIRRMNRSDIKEKVDRVLNRVKLTNLADRYPAQMSGGQQQRVALARALVFEPRLVLMDEPLGALDKQLREHMQLEIKELHRALELTVVYVTHDQSEAMTMSDRVAVFNDGIIQQMDSPSDIYERPQNAFVAQFIGENNTLIGTQSGSDGDYYQAQLDDGTVLRALKVRPSSPGRKIHLCIRPERVKVNASVLPEGAQQARARIQQFIYLGDHVRMMTEVAGQSQFMVKLPASDVNPDWQVGSEIHLSWLPEHLRALDALDITATQ, from the coding sequence ATGAAAACCTACGTTAGCTTCAAAAATATTCAAAAAACCTACGATGGCAATCGTCTGGTAGTCAAGAATCTGAATCTGGATATTCAGGAAGGGGAATTTCTCACCATGTTAGGCCCGTCCGGCTCAGGCAAAACCACCAGCCTGATGATGCTGGCCGGCTTTGAAACGCCGACCCAGGGTGAAATCCTGCTGCGCGACACCCCGTTGCACAACCTGCCGCCCCATCAACGCGGCATCGGCATGGTATTTCAGAACTACGCATTGTTCCCGCACATGACCGTGGCGGAGAATCTGGCGTTTCCGCTTTCTATTCGCCGCATGAACCGTAGCGACATTAAAGAAAAAGTGGACCGCGTGTTGAACCGCGTCAAGCTGACCAATCTGGCCGACCGCTACCCGGCGCAGATGTCCGGTGGTCAACAACAACGCGTAGCACTGGCCAGAGCACTGGTGTTTGAACCACGACTGGTGCTGATGGATGAACCGCTGGGCGCGCTGGACAAGCAACTGCGTGAACACATGCAACTGGAAATCAAAGAATTACATCGCGCATTGGAACTCACTGTGGTGTACGTCACCCACGACCAGAGTGAAGCCATGACCATGTCGGACCGGGTTGCCGTGTTTAACGACGGGATTATTCAGCAGATGGACAGCCCCAGCGATATCTATGAACGGCCACAAAATGCCTTCGTAGCGCAGTTTATCGGTGAAAATAATACGCTGATTGGCACCCAGTCCGGCAGCGACGGCGATTACTATCAGGCACAGTTGGATGACGGCACCGTCCTGCGTGCACTGAAAGTTCGCCCCAGCTCACCGGGCAGAAAAATTCATCTGTGTATTCGCCCGGAACGGGTAAAGGTCAACGCCAGCGTATTGCCGGAAGGCGCACAGCAGGCCCGTGCGCGTATCCAGCAGTTTATCTATCTTGGCGATCATGTCCGCATGATGACCGAAGTTGCAGGCCAATCACAATTTATGGTGAAACTGCCTGCCAGCGATGTTAATCCGGATTGGCAGGTCGGCAGTGAAATCCACTTATCCTGGCTTCCGGAACACCTGCGTGCGTTGGACGCACTGGATATCACGGCGACGCAATGA
- a CDS encoding NAD-dependent succinate-semialdehyde dehydrogenase: MQLKNNALFRQQCLIGDEWQDSHNGARLSVNNPATGVELGSIPLVTAQQTQQAIAHAEQALIAWRQRTGKERAALMQVWAQLIRAHQDDIAAILTAEQGKPLAEAKGEIAYATSFIDWFAEEAKRVEGSVLQSPQANQRLLVIKQGIGVCAAITPWNFPAAMITRKAAPALAAGCTMIVKPAEQTPFTALALAELALQAGIPAGVLQMVTGEAASVGKVLCDSPVVRKLSFTGSTEVGRILMAQSAPTVKKLSLELGGNAPFIVFDDADLEQAIKGILASKFRNSGQTCVCANRIYVQRGIYPALAARLVEEVEKLNVGEGTQPGVTQGPLIDEDAVGKVQQHIDDALSKGAELLTGGARHALGGTFFTPTVIGGVTPDMRFAREETFGPVAPLFPFDDEAQAVAMANDTEFGLAAYVYTRDAIRQWRVPEALEYGMVGINTGLISNEVAPFGGVKQSGLGREGSRFGIEEYLEMKYLCVDLSPSA, translated from the coding sequence ATGCAACTAAAAAATAACGCGTTATTTCGTCAGCAATGTCTGATTGGCGACGAGTGGCAAGACAGCCATAACGGCGCTCGTCTGAGCGTGAACAACCCGGCCACGGGAGTTGAGCTAGGCAGCATTCCGCTGGTGACGGCGCAGCAAACCCAGCAGGCGATTGCCCACGCAGAGCAGGCGCTGATCGCATGGCGGCAGCGTACCGGTAAAGAGCGTGCGGCACTGATGCAGGTATGGGCGCAACTGATTCGTGCGCATCAGGATGATATCGCGGCGATTCTGACCGCCGAGCAGGGGAAACCGCTGGCGGAAGCCAAGGGTGAAATCGCTTATGCCACCTCGTTTATTGACTGGTTTGCCGAAGAAGCCAAGCGGGTTGAGGGCAGTGTGTTGCAGTCGCCGCAGGCAAATCAGCGTTTGCTGGTGATTAAGCAAGGCATTGGCGTGTGTGCGGCGATCACGCCCTGGAACTTCCCGGCGGCGATGATCACCCGCAAAGCCGCACCGGCGCTGGCGGCGGGCTGCACCATGATCGTCAAACCGGCGGAGCAGACGCCGTTCACCGCGCTGGCGTTGGCGGAACTGGCACTACAGGCCGGTATTCCTGCCGGTGTGTTGCAGATGGTGACCGGCGAAGCTGCCTCGGTGGGTAAAGTGCTGTGCGACAGCCCGGTGGTGCGTAAGCTGAGTTTTACCGGCTCTACTGAGGTTGGACGCATTCTGATGGCGCAAAGCGCGCCGACGGTAAAAAAACTGTCGCTGGAACTGGGCGGCAACGCACCGTTCATTGTGTTTGACGATGCAGATCTGGAGCAGGCGATAAAAGGCATTCTGGCGTCCAAGTTCCGCAACAGCGGTCAGACTTGCGTCTGTGCCAACCGCATTTATGTTCAGCGCGGCATCTATCCGGCGCTGGCGGCACGGCTGGTGGAAGAAGTAGAAAAGTTGAACGTGGGCGAGGGGACTCAGCCCGGTGTGACGCAAGGCCCATTGATTGACGAAGATGCGGTTGGCAAGGTGCAGCAGCATATTGACGATGCGCTGTCAAAAGGGGCGGAATTGCTGACTGGCGGCGCACGTCACGCGCTTGGCGGCACCTTCTTCACCCCAACGGTGATAGGCGGTGTGACGCCTGACATGCGTTTCGCCCGTGAGGAGACGTTTGGCCCGGTGGCGCCGCTGTTCCCGTTCGACGATGAGGCGCAGGCGGTGGCGATGGCCAATGATACCGAATTCGGCCTGGCTGCGTATGTCTATACCCGCGACGCCATTCGCCAGTGGCGGGTACCGGAAGCGCTGGAGTACGGCATGGTGGGGATCAACACTGGGCTAATTTCCAACGAAGTGGCTCCCTTTGGCGGGGTGAAACAGTCAGGTCTGGGGCGCGAAGGCTCTCGCTTTGGCATCGAGGAATACCTGGAGATGAAATATCTCTGCGTTGATCTCTCTCCTTCAGCCTGA
- a CDS encoding PLP-dependent cysteine synthase family protein: protein MLRESINSIEHFPFRRTGECLVKELPDIFQLGENFYCAAFPLMKLLPARYILDTAEKNNELLPGDTVVESTSGTFGLALALLCAERRYKLVLVGDSAIDNYLMSRLKTLGARVDIIDKEIEERDGPQKARLDRVNQIIVSENAFWTRQYFNEGNIESYHAVSTLIFERVGNINYLCGTVGTGGSMSGTSIGLRKYNPDLKTIGIDTHNSVLFGHKNGKRLLRGLGNSIIPGNIRYEEFDEIHWVSAREAYIATREIYRKYGLFMGGTSGAAYLVANWYAQHNPDKVTIALFPDEGHRYFDTIYNDDWMNTVPGWGSAQFSTLSPKKVSVPDEELTRWSMFHWGRKAKP from the coding sequence ATGCTTAGGGAATCAATTAATTCTATAGAGCATTTCCCCTTCAGGCGAACGGGTGAATGTCTTGTAAAAGAATTACCTGATATCTTTCAGTTAGGCGAAAATTTTTACTGTGCCGCCTTCCCGCTTATGAAGTTATTACCTGCGAGATACATTTTAGATACAGCGGAAAAAAATAACGAATTGCTTCCTGGCGATACAGTTGTAGAAAGCACATCAGGAACCTTTGGCCTTGCCCTGGCTTTACTCTGCGCAGAGAGGAGATATAAGCTTGTTCTGGTTGGTGACTCTGCAATTGATAACTACCTGATGTCAAGACTGAAAACACTGGGTGCGCGAGTAGATATTATTGACAAAGAAATAGAAGAAAGGGATGGTCCACAAAAAGCACGTCTTGATCGTGTGAATCAGATCATTGTTTCAGAAAATGCTTTCTGGACAAGGCAGTATTTCAATGAAGGAAACATCGAGTCCTATCATGCTGTATCAACACTGATTTTCGAAAGAGTCGGAAATATAAATTATCTATGCGGAACAGTTGGTACTGGCGGTTCCATGTCTGGTACATCAATAGGTCTGAGAAAATATAATCCTGACTTAAAGACGATAGGAATTGATACACACAACAGCGTATTATTTGGACATAAAAATGGTAAAAGATTATTACGTGGATTGGGTAATAGCATCATTCCGGGAAATATTCGTTATGAAGAATTCGATGAAATACACTGGGTCAGTGCCAGAGAAGCCTATATTGCAACACGAGAGATTTATCGAAAATATGGTCTGTTTATGGGGGGAACAAGTGGAGCGGCTTATCTCGTAGCTAATTGGTATGCACAACATAATCCTGACAAAGTCACGATAGCGTTGTTTCCTGATGAAGGTCATCGTTATTTTGACACAATCTACAATGATGACTGGATGAATACTGTTCCCGGTTGGGGTTCTGCACAGTTCAGTACTCTCTCCCCCAAAAAAGTCAGTGTGCCAGATGAAGAACTTACCCGCTGGTCCATGTTTCACTGGGGCAGGAAGGCCAAGCCGTGA
- a CDS encoding ABC transporter substrate-binding protein: MLKKFALSALLVAMASQSWAENLTVISFGGTNKDAQDKAFYKPFQASGKGVIEAGEYNGEMARIRAMVQTGQVGWDVVEVEGPELLRGCNEGLFETLDWKKLGNQADFVKGSVSECGAGIFVWSTVLAYNANKLQQAPKSWADFWDVKNYPGKRALRKSAKFTLEIALLADGVKREDVYKVLATPAGVDRAFKKLDQIKSNIQWWESGAQPLQWLVAGDVVMTSAYNGRVAVAQKEKPGINIVWKDGLYDLDSWAIVKGSKHKAVAEQFIAFANQPENQKVFAENIAYGPTNSKTTALLSPAVSNNLPTAPDNLAQSVQVDTEFWIDHGEELEQRFNAWAAQK, translated from the coding sequence ATGTTGAAAAAATTTGCATTATCCGCTTTGCTCGTTGCCATGGCCTCCCAGAGTTGGGCTGAAAACCTGACTGTGATTTCTTTTGGCGGTACCAATAAGGACGCGCAGGACAAAGCGTTTTACAAGCCGTTTCAGGCGTCGGGCAAGGGGGTGATCGAAGCGGGCGAATACAATGGTGAAATGGCTCGAATCCGCGCTATGGTGCAGACCGGTCAGGTCGGCTGGGATGTGGTGGAAGTGGAAGGTCCGGAATTACTGCGCGGCTGCAACGAAGGATTGTTTGAAACGCTGGATTGGAAAAAGCTGGGTAATCAGGCTGATTTTGTAAAAGGTTCGGTTTCTGAATGCGGCGCCGGGATCTTTGTCTGGTCCACCGTGCTGGCCTATAACGCTAACAAACTGCAACAGGCGCCAAAAAGCTGGGCTGACTTCTGGGACGTCAAAAATTACCCCGGCAAACGTGCGTTACGCAAGAGCGCCAAGTTCACGCTGGAAATCGCCTTGCTGGCGGATGGCGTGAAACGTGAAGACGTCTATAAGGTGCTGGCGACACCCGCCGGTGTTGATCGTGCGTTCAAGAAACTCGATCAGATCAAATCCAACATTCAGTGGTGGGAATCTGGCGCGCAGCCGTTGCAGTGGCTGGTAGCGGGCGATGTGGTGATGACTTCCGCCTACAATGGCCGTGTGGCAGTCGCTCAGAAAGAGAAACCGGGTATCAATATCGTCTGGAAAGACGGGCTGTACGATCTCGATAGCTGGGCGATTGTGAAAGGTTCTAAACACAAAGCTGTAGCCGAACAGTTTATCGCGTTTGCCAACCAGCCAGAAAATCAGAAAGTATTCGCCGAAAATATTGCCTATGGCCCGACCAACAGCAAAACCACCGCGTTGTTGAGTCCGGCGGTCAGCAATAACCTGCCGACCGCACCGGATAACCTGGCACAATCGGTGCAAGTGGATACCGAATTCTGGATTGATCACGGCGAAGAGCTGGAACAGCGCTTCAACGCCTGGGCTGCCCAGAAGTAA
- a CDS encoding 4-aminobutyrate--2-oxoglutarate transaminase, with the protein MSNSELNQRRLAATPRGVGVMCDFFADKAENATLWDVEGREYIDFAAGIAVLNTGHRHPKLVAAVREQLEKFTHTAYQIVPYGSYVTLAERLNALAPIDGPAKTAFFTTGAEAVENAVKIARAYTKRPGVIAFGAAFHGRTLLTLTLTGKVAPYSTGFGPFPGSIFHALYPNAQHGVTVEQALESIDRLLHTDIAADQVAAILLEPVQGEGGFNVAPPEFISGVRQLCDKYGMLLIADEVQSGFARTGKVFAMEYYDDKADLITMAKSLGGGFPISGVVGRAEVMDAPGPGGLGGTYAGNPLAVASALAVLDVIEEEQLCQRAQRLGATLVEALEKAKTGNPAIADIRARGSMVAVEFNDPQTGKPSVEITKKYQQAALEQGLLLLTCGTHGNVIRFLYPLTIPDAQFSKALSILSQVLAK; encoded by the coding sequence ATGAGTAACAGCGAATTGAATCAACGTCGTTTGGCCGCCACGCCGCGTGGCGTGGGTGTGATGTGTGATTTCTTTGCCGACAAGGCTGAGAACGCCACCCTGTGGGATGTTGAAGGGCGCGAGTACATCGATTTTGCGGCTGGGATTGCGGTGCTGAACACCGGTCACCGTCACCCTAAACTGGTGGCGGCGGTGCGCGAACAATTGGAGAAATTCACCCATACGGCTTATCAAATCGTGCCGTACGGCAGCTATGTGACGCTGGCCGAACGCCTGAACGCGCTGGCGCCGATTGACGGCCCGGCTAAAACCGCTTTCTTCACGACAGGTGCTGAAGCGGTTGAAAATGCAGTGAAAATTGCCCGTGCCTATACTAAGCGCCCTGGTGTGATTGCCTTTGGTGCGGCGTTCCATGGCCGCACGCTGCTGACTCTGACGTTGACCGGTAAAGTGGCGCCGTATTCCACCGGATTCGGCCCGTTCCCTGGGTCCATTTTCCATGCGCTGTACCCGAACGCCCAGCACGGCGTGACGGTAGAACAGGCGCTGGAGAGTATTGATCGCCTGCTGCACACCGATATCGCTGCCGATCAGGTCGCGGCCATTTTGCTCGAACCAGTCCAGGGCGAAGGCGGCTTCAATGTCGCGCCGCCGGAATTTATCAGCGGTGTGCGCCAGTTGTGTGACAAATACGGCATGTTGCTGATCGCAGACGAAGTGCAGAGCGGTTTTGCCCGTACCGGCAAGGTCTTTGCCATGGAGTATTACGACGATAAAGCGGACCTGATCACCATGGCGAAAAGTCTGGGCGGCGGTTTCCCCATTTCCGGCGTGGTAGGGCGAGCCGAGGTGATGGACGCACCGGGTCCTGGCGGGCTGGGCGGAACCTATGCCGGTAACCCGCTGGCGGTGGCTTCGGCACTGGCGGTGCTGGATGTGATTGAAGAAGAACAACTGTGCCAGCGTGCCCAGCGTCTGGGCGCTACACTGGTAGAAGCGCTGGAAAAGGCGAAAACCGGCAATCCAGCAATCGCGGATATTCGTGCCCGTGGCTCCATGGTGGCGGTGGAATTCAATGACCCGCAAACCGGCAAACCGAGCGTGGAGATCACCAAAAAATACCAGCAGGCGGCACTGGAGCAAGGGCTGCTGTTGCTGACCTGTGGTACGCACGGCAACGTGATTCGTTTCCTGTATCCGCTGACCATTCCGGATGCCCAGTTCAGCAAGGCACTGTCGATTCTGTCCCAGGTTCTGGCAAAGTGA